The following are encoded together in the Methanobrevibacter sp. genome:
- the trxB gene encoding thioredoxin-disulfide reductase, with the protein MEKYDIIIIGAGPGGLTAGIYAGRQGTKNLIIDKDLAGGIGREVPEMENYPGFESISGLELIEKMKTQAIKNCDLHEMEEVTEITKTHEEYRFTVKTTKDTYQSKSIILATGSSHQHLNVKGEEDFKGKGVSYCATCDGFFFAGRDVIMVGGGNSALQEAIYLKNLGANVTVVHRRDEFRAQKHLQDMIEKEGIGTILNATVEEIKGEMLVESVIIKDTKTGEVKEVPTNGVFISVGYIPHTELAKQLEVDLDETGHIITDKNQKTNIDYVYAIGDVCVGLKQWVVACGEGAVAATSAYLDLKEN; encoded by the coding sequence ATGGAAAAGTATGACATCATTATTATAGGAGCAGGCCCGGGCGGTTTAACTGCTGGAATTTATGCAGGAAGACAAGGAACAAAAAATTTAATAATTGACAAAGACCTGGCTGGGGGAATCGGACGTGAAGTTCCGGAAATGGAAAACTATCCTGGCTTTGAAAGCATTTCAGGTTTGGAATTGATTGAAAAAATGAAAACACAAGCCATCAAAAACTGTGATCTGCACGAAATGGAAGAGGTAACTGAAATAACAAAAACCCACGAAGAATACAGATTCACAGTTAAAACCACCAAAGACACATACCAATCCAAAAGCATAATTTTGGCGACCGGAAGCTCACATCAACATCTAAACGTGAAAGGCGAAGAGGACTTCAAAGGCAAAGGAGTCAGCTATTGTGCAACTTGCGACGGATTTTTCTTTGCTGGAAGAGATGTCATAATGGTGGGCGGAGGAAACAGCGCCCTTCAGGAAGCGATTTATCTTAAAAACTTGGGTGCGAATGTGACTGTGGTTCACAGAAGGGACGAATTCAGAGCCCAAAAACACCTGCAGGACATGATTGAAAAAGAAGGCATTGGCACAATTCTCAACGCAACAGTTGAAGAAATCAAAGGTGAAATGCTTGTCGAGTCCGTGATCATTAAAGATACAAAAACAGGTGAAGTCAAAGAAGTTCCTACAAATGGCGTTTTCATAAGCGTCGGATACATCCCACATACTGAACTTGCAAAACAACTGGAAGTCGACCTGGACGAAACCGGCCATATAATCACGGATAAAAATCAAAAAACTAATATCGACTATGTTTATGCAATTGGTGATGTGTGTGTTGGTTTAAAGCAGTGGGTTGTAGCATGCGGAGAAGGTGCAGTTGCCGCAACTTCAGCATACCTCGATTTAAAAGAAAATTAA
- the cgi121 gene encoding KEOPS complex subunit Cgi121, producing MEIDNLKILGFNATVSSVGETLSQIDNIKEDGEIIQLLNADAIAGKSHVVHGVNQAFLAFGRGENLAKDISVEIVLRCSAQRQISKAFDILGLKEGNMNLCAVLINCNDYTSELSSIFTLDDSVLISDDEKLMEIYKISDIEAENMSLEDIIIDRITRLTVDY from the coding sequence ATGGAGATAGATAATTTAAAAATCTTGGGTTTTAATGCAACTGTTAGTTCAGTTGGTGAAACTTTAAGCCAGATTGATAATATTAAAGAGGATGGGGAAATCATCCAACTTCTAAATGCTGATGCAATAGCCGGCAAGAGTCATGTTGTCCATGGTGTTAATCAGGCATTTCTTGCTTTTGGGCGTGGTGAAAACCTAGCAAAGGATATCAGTGTTGAGATAGTACTTAGATGTTCCGCTCAAAGGCAAATTTCAAAGGCATTTGATATTTTAGGCCTTAAGGAAGGTAATATGAACCTTTGTGCTGTTTTAATTAATTGCAACGACTACACCTCCGAGTTGTCTTCAATATTTACTTTAGATGATAGTGTTTTAATTAGTGATGATGAAAAATTGATGGAAATCTATAAAATAAGTGACATTGAAGCTGAAAACATGTCTTTGGAGGATATCATAATCGACAGAATTACAAGACTCACTGTAGATTATTAA
- a CDS encoding Ig-like domain-containing protein, whose translation MLNKKYVYILMLFIISIFAISSASAENVTDVVATDDAGDIESISDDLSNIIKSNDDIAADEDDVNEEVLAIPQDDDVLSIDAPFRSYNVDLNDNGYTISGTNGGTITYYLSPCQTMGVNGYNFYFAFFQIDEKGNLQLIKKTALISSYSDKTVGNHNYKIAAKFLTPGSYIMVAANNDDDGNILDRAVLKVKGTATITASDYNSKYNSGAVMTVKFTDKDTKAPLKYIQTKVTFSNGETYYPITDAQGQISFVPPVGAGTHSVTFSSNFDHISAAAVKKSIVIQKAPVTVQAAKVVGYKGTETVLKATVQSEGKNVNEGTVTFKIGSKKLTANVKDGVAKVSIKLYNVKTFKYSATFNGANYQSPAKSVSTAKINKRDETKIIVKDQVVYRGSNKAFYVVVKTKAGKPVTSGKVKIIDTVKVNKNGKAKFYAGTIDTYIKQVGNTVYFKKSVTKKYKVQYKPTSNAYLPSTTTMKITVKYKCTACGSTKSHSHNGMTFIVK comes from the coding sequence ATGTTAAACAAAAAATATGTATATATACTAATGTTATTTATAATTAGTATTTTCGCTATTTCATCAGCAAGTGCGGAAAACGTTACGGATGTCGTGGCGACGGATGATGCTGGGGATATAGAAAGCATTTCTGATGACTTAAGCAATATAATCAAGAGTAATGACGATATAGCTGCCGATGAAGACGACGTAAACGAGGAAGTTCTGGCAATTCCTCAGGATGATGATGTGCTCTCCATTGACGCACCTTTCAGGTCTTACAACGTTGATTTGAATGACAATGGCTATACAATTTCAGGAACAAACGGCGGAACCATCACCTATTATTTAAGCCCCTGCCAGACAATGGGCGTTAATGGATATAATTTCTATTTTGCCTTCTTCCAGATTGATGAAAAGGGGAACCTGCAACTGATTAAAAAAACAGCCCTCATTTCAAGCTACAGCGACAAAACCGTCGGAAATCACAACTATAAAATTGCGGCAAAATTCCTCACACCTGGATCATATATTATGGTTGCAGCGAATAATGATGATGACGGCAATATTCTGGACAGGGCTGTTCTGAAGGTTAAAGGAACAGCGACAATCACCGCAAGCGACTATAATTCAAAGTATAATTCCGGAGCTGTGATGACTGTCAAATTCACAGACAAGGACACCAAAGCGCCGCTCAAATACATCCAGACCAAAGTCACATTTTCCAACGGCGAAACCTATTATCCCATAACTGATGCCCAAGGTCAAATCTCATTCGTACCGCCTGTGGGTGCAGGAACACACTCCGTTACATTTTCTTCAAATTTTGACCATATAAGTGCTGCTGCGGTTAAAAAATCAATTGTCATTCAAAAGGCGCCGGTAACCGTTCAGGCCGCTAAAGTGGTCGGTTACAAAGGTACAGAAACAGTTTTAAAAGCAACCGTTCAAAGCGAAGGGAAAAACGTGAATGAAGGTACCGTGACATTCAAGATAGGCAGTAAAAAACTGACTGCAAATGTCAAAGATGGAGTTGCCAAAGTATCAATTAAACTGTACAATGTCAAAACTTTCAAATACAGTGCAACATTCAATGGAGCCAACTATCAAAGCCCGGCCAAATCCGTTTCAACTGCAAAAATCAATAAAAGGGATGAGACCAAAATAATCGTCAAAGACCAGGTGGTTTACAGAGGTTCCAACAAGGCATTTTATGTTGTGGTTAAAACCAAAGCGGGAAAACCTGTTACAAGCGGTAAAGTGAAAATCATTGATACGGTTAAAGTAAACAAAAATGGAAAGGCCAAGTTTTATGCAGGCACTATTGACACATACATCAAACAGGTGGGAAATACAGTCTATTTCAAAAAGTCAGTGACCAAAAAATACAAGGTCCAATATAAACCTACCTCAAATGCATATCTGCCGTCCACTACAACAATGAAAATTACCGTTAAATACAAATGTACCGCATGCGGCAGTACAAAAAGTCACTCCCATAACGGAATGACATTTATAGTAAAATAA
- the guaA gene encoding glutamine-hydrolyzing GMP synthase, whose product MLGPKEFIEDAIQKIKDQIGDEKAIIALSGGVDSSVCSVLVQEAIGDNLTAVFVDHGLLREGEVEQVTNTFKDRLNFKFVDASDEFMDALAGVDDPEEKRKIIGKVFIDVFEREAIKSDAKFLVQGTIAPDWIETKGEIKSHHNLALPSGMELELCEPIRDLYKDEVREIGDELGLPKTTVYRQPFPGPGLGVRVVGALTRENVEICRKANKIVCDEVEAAGIDEEVWQYFAVLTDTKVTGVKGDQRDFGYLVVVRIVNSIDAMTASVAELPWEVVQTISKRITSEISEVTHVALSISDKPPATIEFC is encoded by the coding sequence ATGTTAGGTCCAAAAGAATTTATTGAAGATGCAATTCAAAAAATCAAAGATCAAATCGGTGATGAAAAAGCTATTATTGCATTATCTGGAGGAGTAGACAGTTCCGTATGTTCAGTGCTCGTGCAAGAAGCTATTGGAGATAATTTAACTGCTGTTTTTGTAGATCATGGCCTTTTAAGAGAAGGTGAAGTTGAACAGGTAACCAACACCTTTAAAGACAGATTGAACTTCAAATTCGTGGACGCCTCTGATGAATTTATGGATGCGCTTGCAGGCGTTGACGACCCTGAAGAAAAAAGAAAAATCATCGGAAAAGTGTTCATTGACGTGTTCGAAAGAGAAGCAATAAAATCAGATGCTAAATTCTTAGTTCAAGGAACTATTGCACCTGACTGGATTGAAACCAAAGGTGAAATCAAATCACACCACAACTTGGCTCTTCCAAGCGGAATGGAATTGGAACTCTGCGAACCGATTCGCGATTTATACAAAGACGAAGTAAGGGAAATCGGTGACGAATTGGGCCTTCCAAAAACAACAGTATACAGACAACCTTTCCCAGGACCTGGCCTTGGAGTGCGTGTTGTTGGAGCACTTACAAGAGAAAATGTTGAAATCTGCAGAAAAGCAAACAAAATCGTTTGCGATGAAGTTGAAGCCGCAGGAATTGACGAGGAAGTATGGCAATACTTTGCAGTGCTGACCGATACAAAAGTTACAGGCGTTAAAGGAGACCAAAGAGACTTTGGATACTTGGTTGTAGTTAGAATCGTGAATTCCATTGATGCGATGACCGCATCTGTAGCGGAACTTCCTTGGGAAGTTGTCCAAACCATTTCCAAAAGGATTACTTCCGAAATTTCTGAAGTTACTCACGTTGCACTATCCATTAGTGACAAACCACCAGCAACCATCGAATTCTGTTAA
- a CDS encoding DegT/DnrJ/EryC1/StrS family aminotransferase codes for MFKFKTPSKETRKIMSEVALGNIEDDFESKCHDKIKNLTSHEFVKITSSGNNSIFVALSAIEGDIIVPDQGGWHGFKQIAKFLNKNIITLKTDLGIINPKDLDDLEINENSALIFTSFAGYSGEQDTKNISKYCKNNGIISIEDASAGIGDKKHELGNGKYSDIILASTGSPKMINVGSGGFISTNIEEIFNDNPMPQKLSKTNEIVCSGICSELDNVEKNLEVTLNATEHLRKHITNTIHGKKRGVNIIIPHANAKEISWKLKKALPIDKSGFITTCPNYNRVKQKAISVEIKNLDYGCLKKEYLDKIIEELKINNLQ; via the coding sequence ATGTTTAAATTTAAAACCCCTTCAAAAGAAACTCGAAAAATAATGTCTGAAGTTGCACTGGGAAATATTGAAGATGATTTTGAAAGCAAATGCCATGACAAAATCAAAAATTTAACATCACATGAATTCGTGAAAATAACTTCCAGCGGCAATAACAGCATTTTTGTTGCGCTGTCTGCAATTGAAGGCGATATCATAGTACCGGATCAAGGGGGATGGCATGGTTTCAAGCAAATTGCCAAATTTCTAAATAAAAACATCATAACACTTAAAACCGATTTGGGAATAATAAATCCGAAAGATTTAGATGATCTTGAAATAAATGAAAACTCCGCATTGATATTTACAAGCTTTGCAGGATACAGTGGTGAGCAAGACACAAAAAACATTTCAAAATATTGTAAGAACAATGGCATCATATCCATTGAAGATGCATCTGCCGGAATTGGAGATAAAAAACATGAACTTGGAAACGGCAAATACTCAGACATCATTCTTGCATCAACTGGTTCGCCAAAAATGATTAATGTTGGAAGTGGAGGATTTATCAGCACAAATATTGAAGAGATTTTTAATGACAATCCTATGCCTCAAAAATTAAGCAAAACTAATGAAATTGTATGTAGTGGTATATGTAGTGAGCTTGATAATGTTGAAAAAAATCTTGAAGTTACATTAAATGCAACAGAGCATCTAAGAAAACACATCACCAACACCATCCATGGTAAAAAAAGAGGAGTGAATATAATTATTCCACATGCCAATGCAAAAGAAATTTCATGGAAGTTAAAAAAGGCACTGCCAATCGACAAAAGCGGATTCATAACCACATGCCCCAATTATAATCGCGTAAAACAGAAGGCAATTTCTGTTGAAATAAAAAATCTTGATTATGGTTGCCTCAAAAAAGAATATTTGGATAAGATAATAGAAGAGTTAAAAATTAATAATCTACAGTGA
- a CDS encoding GMP synthase subunit A: MTILVINNKGQYNHRIARSLQYLKIPSKLVSNTLTIEEIEAENPVGLILGGGPSLEGAGNSEEYIKHFDLPILGICLGHQLIAKAYGGQVTTSDTESYAQVKININNDENLFEGLAPEMDVWSSHKDEVKTIPEDFEILASSNLCDVESFKHKDKDVYGIQFHPEVHHTPKGSTIFENFYKICQK; the protein is encoded by the coding sequence ATGACAATATTAGTTATAAATAATAAGGGACAGTATAATCATAGGATTGCAAGAAGTTTACAATATCTTAAAATACCATCCAAATTAGTTTCAAACACTTTGACAATTGAAGAAATTGAAGCTGAAAATCCAGTCGGATTGATATTGGGTGGAGGACCTTCACTGGAAGGTGCAGGCAATAGTGAAGAGTATATTAAGCACTTTGACCTGCCAATTTTAGGAATTTGTCTTGGACACCAACTAATTGCAAAGGCATATGGCGGACAAGTAACCACTTCAGATACTGAAAGTTATGCTCAAGTGAAAATTAATATCAATAACGATGAAAACTTATTTGAAGGATTAGCACCTGAAATGGATGTTTGGTCTTCCCATAAAGATGAAGTGAAAACAATCCCTGAAGATTTCGAAATCTTAGCTAGTTCTAACTTATGTGACGTTGAATCCTTTAAACATAAAGATAAAGATGTTTATGGAATCCAATTCCATCCCGAAGTACATCACACTCCAAAAGGATCAACAATTTTTGAAAACTTTTATAAAATTTGTCAAAAATAG